The Cetobacterium sp. ZOR0034 nucleotide sequence AGATACAAAGAGGATGTACAAGAGGATGTAGATTCTGTCAAGCTGGTTATGTATACAGACCAGTTAGAGAGAGAAGTTTAGAAAAAAATATAGAGCTTATTGATGATATGTTATACAACACAGGATATTCTGAAATTTCTCTGTCATCATTAAGTAGTAGTGACTATACAGCTATAACACCATTGATAGATGGATTACAAAAGAAATATGAAAATAAAAACTTAGCAATCTCTTTACCATCATTAAGAATGAATACTCATTCTGTAGATGTAGCTGTAAATATAAGTGGAGGTAAAAGGCCAGGATTTACATTTGCACCTGAAGCTGGAAGCCAAAAAATGAGAGATGTTATAAATAAAGGTGTAACAGAGGATCAAATATTAGAAACAGCAGAAGCAGCAGTAAAAGCAGGATGGGATAACTTGAAATTTTACTTTATGATAGGATTACCTTTCGAAACTGATGAAGATGTAATGGGAATCTATGAACTAGTAAAAAAAGTAACATACAGATGTAGAATGATAAGAAAAAGAGTAAATATAACTGCAAGTGTTTCTAATTTTGTGCCAAAACCTCATACTCCTTACCAATGGCAAGAGCAAATGAGTGTAGAAGAGACAGAAAGAAAGCAAGGGATGTTAAGAGACGCGTTCAGAGGAATGAAGGGTTCAACTCTTAGAATGCACCCACCTAAGAAATCTTATTTAGAAGGGTTTTTATCTAGAGGAGATGAAAGAACAGCTGATCTTATAGAGAAAGCTTATGAAATCGGAGCTAAATTAGATGATTATAAAGATAACTATTCGATTTGGAAAGAAGCTATGGAAGAGTTAAATATAACTGACAAAGATTACTTAGGAGAGAGAGCTTTAGATGCAACTTTACCTTGGGATATAGTGGATGTTGGTGTAAGTAAAGAGTTCTTTATAAGAGAATTAGAAAATAGTGAGAAGCAAGCATTGACAGTTGATTGTAGAGAGCAATGCTCTGGTTGTGGAATGAAAAAATATATAAAAGAGTGTGGATCATTAACTCTAGATAAAAAATAGGAGTTGCTATGATGAAAATAGGTAATGATTGGGATGAAGTTTTAAAGAGTGAATCTGAAAAAGATTACTTTTTAGAATTGAAAGAGTATTTGAAAAAAGAGTATTCGGAAAAAATAATTTATCCACCAAAAGATGAGATATTTACAGCTTTTAAATTGACGCCTTATAAAGATGTAAAAGTTGTTATATTGGGTCAAGATCCTTATCATGGTTTTGGTCAAGCTCACGGACTAGCTTTTTCTGTAAAAAAAGATATAAAAATACCACCATCTTTAAGAAATATGTATAAAGAGATTTTAGCTGAAGGAGAGGGAGAGATATTCAATCATGGATGTTTAGAATCTTGGGCCAAACAGGGAGTATTTTTGCTAAATGCAACTTTAACTGTAAGAGAGAGTGAAGCTAACTCTCATAGCAAAATAGGTTGGACACAGTTTACAGATGAAGTGATAAAGATGATAAATGATAAAGATGAACCTGTTATATTTGTGCTTTGGGGAAACAACGCTAAAGCAAAGAAAAAATATATTACCAATCAAAAACATATAGTTTTAGAAGGGGTTCATCCAAGCCCACTTTCAGCGAGTAGAGGATTTTTTGGATGTGACCATTTCAAAGATATAAATAAAACTTTAGAAAAATTATGTAAAAAAAGAATAGATTGGAATATATATTAATTTTATACAGTTATCTATTGACAGTAATTAGTTTAATGAGGTAATATTATATAAAAATCTTACGGGAGGGTTTAATGAAAAAGTTATTAGTTTTATTGACAGTATTAGGAGCAGTTACATTTGCAGCAGAGCATAGAGATGGTACTTATAGAGGAGTTTATATATCAGGACAAGAAACTCAAGTAGAGATTCAATTCGATTTAAAAGATGATAAAGTTGAAAATCCTAGATATAGAACTTTATTTTATAAAGGTGAAGATTTTTTAAAAAATAAAGATTTAGAGAAGAATAAATCTCAATATGAAGCATTATTCCCAGCAATAACTGGTAAAAATGTAAATGAAGCTATGGAAACTCTTTATAAACCAGCAGATATAGAGAATGCTGGAGCGACAGTAAGAGCAACTAAAGTAAGATCGGCAATAAAGCATGGATTAAACACAGGAGTTTATACACCTGCTAAATAGTTTTTGAAACAGAGGAGAAATCCTCTGTTTTTGTTTAGTATAAGGTATTGTTTTGTTTTTATTTTAAAAATGTTATAATAAATTCAACAATATGAGTGAGGGATGAGGATGGAAAAATTATTTAAAGGATTGGAATATAAAATTTTAAAATCAGGTACTAAAGATATATATTCTGGAGATTTAGAATATGACTCGAGAAAAATAAAATCTGGAGATATATTTGTAGCCTTAAAAGGAGCTCTAGTAGATGGTCATAGATATATAGATAAAGCTTTAGAAAATGGTGCTGCAGCAGTTATTGTTTCTGAAGCTGTAGATTTAAAAGGGGATATAAGCTATTTTTTAGTTGAAGATTTAAGAAATAAGTTAGGAGTAATTGCTTCTAATTTTTATGAGAGTCCTGAAAAAAAATTAAAAATAATTGGAGTTACAGGAACTAATGGAAAAACAACGACGACATATTTAATAGAACAAATTTTAGGAGAGGAGTCTGTTGCAAGAATTGGAACGGTAGAGTATAAAATTGGAGATGAAATTATAGAAGCACCGAACACAACTCCGGAATCTTTAGATATAATAAAAATGAGTAAGAAAGCTGTTGATAAGGGATTGAGATATCTTGTTATGGAAGTTAGTTCTCATGGATTAACAAGCGGAAGAGTGGATATGTTAAAATTTGATGTAGCAGTATTTACAAATTTAACTCCAGAACATTTAGATTATCATAAAGATATGGATGATTATTTTGAAGCTAAAAAAATACTTTTTGATAAATTAAAAGATAAAGGTAATGGGGTTATAAATATTGATGACTCTTACGGAAGAAAGATATATAACGAATTTGGAGGAATTAGTTACTCATTGAATGGGGAAGCTGATTTAGACAATAAGACA carries:
- a CDS encoding TIGR03960 family B12-binding radical SAM protein yields the protein MRVDISKYLMSVEKPAQYLGNEINSFHKDLDTIKARMCLFFPDIYEVGMSNLGIKLLYSIMNKVDNFYLERGFAPMEDMETLMRENNIPMFSLETKTELKDFDVVGFSLSYEMCYPNVLNALNLAGIPLHADQRGEEHPLIMAGGTCMMNPTTMEKFLDFFVIGDGEETMTKLAQTLVALAGKSKAEKLEAIKDFEGVYIPKLHKGVKRIKRAILQDLDNTPSYSEQLVPYIQIVHDRASVEIQRGCTRGCRFCQAGYVYRPVRERSLEKNIELIDDMLYNTGYSEISLSSLSSSDYTAITPLIDGLQKKYENKNLAISLPSLRMNTHSVDVAVNISGGKRPGFTFAPEAGSQKMRDVINKGVTEDQILETAEAAVKAGWDNLKFYFMIGLPFETDEDVMGIYELVKKVTYRCRMIRKRVNITASVSNFVPKPHTPYQWQEQMSVEETERKQGMLRDAFRGMKGSTLRMHPPKKSYLEGFLSRGDERTADLIEKAYEIGAKLDDYKDNYSIWKEAMEELNITDKDYLGERALDATLPWDIVDVGVSKEFFIRELENSEKQALTVDCREQCSGCGMKKYIKECGSLTLDKK
- the ung gene encoding uracil-DNA glycosylase, which encodes MMKIGNDWDEVLKSESEKDYFLELKEYLKKEYSEKIIYPPKDEIFTAFKLTPYKDVKVVILGQDPYHGFGQAHGLAFSVKKDIKIPPSLRNMYKEILAEGEGEIFNHGCLESWAKQGVFLLNATLTVRESEANSHSKIGWTQFTDEVIKMINDKDEPVIFVLWGNNAKAKKKYITNQKHIVLEGVHPSPLSASRGFFGCDHFKDINKTLEKLCKKRIDWNIY
- a CDS encoding UDP-N-acetylmuramoyl-L-alanyl-D-glutamate--2,6-diaminopimelate ligase, giving the protein MEKLFKGLEYKILKSGTKDIYSGDLEYDSRKIKSGDIFVALKGALVDGHRYIDKALENGAAAVIVSEAVDLKGDISYFLVEDLRNKLGVIASNFYESPEKKLKIIGVTGTNGKTTTTYLIEQILGEESVARIGTVEYKIGDEIIEAPNTTPESLDIIKMSKKAVDKGLRYLVMEVSSHGLTSGRVDMLKFDVAVFTNLTPEHLDYHKDMDDYFEAKKILFDKLKDKGNGVINIDDSYGRKIYNEFGGISYSLNGEADLDNKTIKEMKPTLLGKFNMYNVLAAIGVGKLLGIDSNLIKERVENIKGAPGRFEAVSVGQDFRVVVDYAHTGDALENILQGVVDLGEEGKIITVFGCGGDRDKTKRPVMAEVAERYSQLVIVTSDNPRTEKPEDIIEDIIKGFKNKNYIIEIDRKEAIKKAVLKAEKDDIILIAGKGHETYQILGTTKIHFDDREIAVEAIKELKEVK